One genomic region from Planctomycetia bacterium encodes:
- a CDS encoding PH domain-containing protein translates to MKQAISGVSPVGGAESTIMTVWPSMGRTPFGQLLGRLYGIKAGIGNVLTVGNLIALASIPQALLLFFLALTPWACLRYRLTNRRIVVERGFIARVEKEVSLDNFDTIEVVVAPGQEWYPCGNLVFYKGKVETFRIDGIPHLEGFRHTCLNAQRGFAGVKSAGAKKKVAAK, encoded by the coding sequence ATGAAACAAGCCATTTCCGGCGTCAGTCCTGTGGGAGGCGCCGAGTCGACCATCATGACCGTGTGGCCCTCGATGGGACGCACTCCTTTCGGTCAACTCCTAGGGCGACTCTACGGCATTAAAGCCGGCATCGGCAACGTCCTCACCGTCGGCAACCTGATCGCGCTGGCGAGCATCCCGCAGGCCTTGCTCCTGTTTTTCCTGGCCCTCACTCCTTGGGCCTGTCTTCGCTACCGATTGACGAATCGCCGGATCGTCGTCGAGCGAGGCTTCATTGCGCGTGTCGAGAAGGAAGTTTCGCTCGACAACTTCGACACGATCGAGGTCGTCGTCGCGCCGGGCCAAGAGTGGTATCCCTGCGGCAACCTCGTCTTCTACAAAGGCAAGGTCGAAACGTTCCGTATCGACGGCATCCCGCACCTCGAAGGCTTTCGGCATACCTGCCTGAACGCGCAACGAGGATTCGCGGGCGTGAAGAGCGCCGGCGCGAAGAAAAAAGTCGCTGCGAAGTAG
- a CDS encoding DUF1501 domain-containing protein codes for MNNDTQSQSSRRHFLASQAMGIGGVALAWLVEQERALAEPAKPALVRPTFDVAPKAPRHAPQATAMISLFMQGGPSHVDLCDPKPELQKRHLEKYSGELKFDNPPEASAKLFASPWKFRKHGRCGMELSELLPGLAEVVDDITLIRSMRTGVNNHAAGMRALNSGGIQPGRPSLGSWCAYGLGTENRELPAYLVLTDPEGVPVDGINNWANGYLPAIYQGTVIRPQEPRILNLDPPPHLAGVPQEKFLSYLDRLNREHFAERPGEHDLAARIAGYELAARMQVAAKEALDLSQESAAMHKLYGLDQPETRDFGSRCLIARRLVERGVRFVQICTGNQHWDNHNAIVKRLPAVCKRVDVPSAALVKDLKSRGLLETTLVQWGGEMGRLPVIQNEKNIGRDHNTYGFSMWMAGGGVRGGHVHGATDDFGHHAVQDPVSHNEYLATLMHLLGLDPQKLNFTRPSGPNSLIDTPTARVVKEILTKPEWVA; via the coding sequence ATGAATAACGACACGCAATCGCAATCGTCGCGCCGTCACTTCCTCGCTTCGCAAGCGATGGGGATCGGCGGCGTTGCGCTCGCGTGGCTCGTCGAACAGGAGCGCGCACTGGCCGAGCCCGCCAAGCCGGCACTTGTCCGACCGACGTTCGATGTCGCTCCGAAAGCTCCTCGCCATGCGCCGCAAGCGACGGCGATGATCTCGCTCTTCATGCAAGGAGGACCGAGCCATGTCGATCTTTGCGACCCTAAGCCGGAGTTGCAAAAGCGGCATCTCGAAAAATACTCCGGTGAGTTGAAGTTCGACAATCCGCCCGAAGCGAGCGCTAAGCTGTTTGCGTCGCCGTGGAAGTTCCGCAAGCATGGTCGGTGCGGCATGGAGCTCAGTGAGCTTCTGCCGGGCCTCGCCGAAGTGGTCGACGATATCACGCTCATTCGTTCGATGAGGACCGGCGTAAACAACCATGCCGCCGGCATGCGGGCCTTAAACTCCGGCGGCATTCAGCCGGGCCGGCCATCGCTTGGGTCGTGGTGTGCCTATGGCCTCGGTACGGAAAATCGCGAGCTTCCGGCCTACCTCGTGCTCACCGATCCGGAAGGGGTGCCGGTCGACGGGATCAACAATTGGGCCAACGGATACCTGCCGGCGATCTATCAGGGAACCGTCATTCGTCCGCAAGAGCCGCGGATCTTGAACCTCGATCCCCCGCCGCATCTCGCAGGCGTGCCGCAAGAAAAGTTCTTGTCGTATTTAGATCGCTTGAATCGCGAGCACTTCGCCGAGCGACCGGGAGAACACGATCTCGCCGCCCGCATCGCCGGCTACGAGCTCGCGGCACGGATGCAAGTCGCCGCGAAAGAGGCGCTCGATCTTTCGCAAGAGTCGGCGGCGATGCACAAGCTCTACGGGCTCGACCAACCCGAGACTCGCGACTTCGGCTCGCGTTGCCTCATCGCCAGGCGGCTCGTCGAGCGAGGCGTTCGCTTCGTGCAGATCTGTACGGGCAACCAGCATTGGGACAACCACAACGCCATCGTGAAGCGATTGCCGGCCGTTTGCAAACGGGTCGACGTTCCCTCGGCGGCGCTTGTGAAAGATCTCAAGAGCCGGGGCTTGCTGGAAACGACTCTGGTGCAGTGGGGAGGCGAAATGGGGCGCCTACCCGTGATTCAAAACGAAAAGAACATCGGCCGCGATCACAACACTTACGGATTCAGCATGTGGATGGCCGGCGGCGGCGTGCGCGGCGGGCATGTGCACGGCGCGACCGACGACTTCGGCCATCATGCCGTGCAAGATCCCGTCTCGCACAACGAATACCTCGCCACGCTGATGCACTTGCTCGGCCTCGACCCGCAGAAGCTGAACTTCACACGCCCGAGCGGCCCGAACTCGCTGATCGACACGCCGACGGCGCGCGTGGTGAAAGAGATCCTGACGAAACCGGAATGGGTCGCTTAA
- a CDS encoding DUF1549 domain-containing protein, with amino-acid sequence MFRARKTFRAAQAAAIAIFFSAAISVVVLCAEVSFVSAAAPAEKLVAATSAKQSGVAGELFFETSVRPIFKAHCFQCHGEEDDVQGGLDIRLVRLLKKGGESGIALIAGDHKKSLLYERLAAGEMPPGEKKLSAQELATVARWIDAGARTAKPEPQQVSEITDEDRNFWSFRPIHRPAVPAIASTAKSKVRTPIDAFLLTELARNGLSFSAEADRRTLIRRLYFDLIGLPPTPAEVAAFVADESPTAYEALVDRLLASPHYGERWGRHWLDVAGYADSDGYTPLDPVRKYAYKYRDYVIRAFNADKPWNEFIVEQLAGDELIAPPYAERTPAELEKLVATGFLRMGPDGTADTSVDQALARNDVVAETIKIASTSLLGLSVGCAQCHNHRYDPISQADYYRLRAIFEPAYDVKNWRAPQSRLVPLMTAAERDLAAKIDAEIAAINSERAAELKKIVAEYFEIEVAKVPEGVRSALRAAHAVPAGKRTPEQKKLFAEYPAADVHPGSVLLFDVKRLRAFDKIYDDRIVVKKGERPTEEFVHALTEQPGNIPATFLFFRGDHNAPRQSLKPRELSVLSEENSGAIPEKNPAIASTGRRLAYARHLVDGRHPLTARVLVNRFWMHHFGRGIVASPADFGFAGERPTHPDLLDWLASEFMAGGWRLKSLHRTMLLSAAYRQSSAHSPALDAVDPDNRLLGRMNVRRLEAEILRDCVLSVSGSLNRKAFGPAVPVTPDEIGQVILGIDNRDGAGRFKGKQNSIGDEAYRRSIYIQVRRTLPLGMLETFDAPTMTPNCEVRAVSTVAPQSLLFMNNEFIVTQSEVFARRLQTAAPDDLAAQVKFGWLAAFGVAPTNAQLQEAVAFVKAQLSQFSIAAAAAPKAGAKPAPVVEPVRVPSPSERALASYCQALLSANGFLYVD; translated from the coding sequence ATGTTTCGCGCAAGGAAAACATTTCGCGCAGCCCAAGCCGCGGCAATCGCGATTTTTTTCTCGGCCGCGATTTCGGTCGTTGTGCTTTGCGCCGAAGTCTCCTTCGTCTCGGCCGCTGCGCCGGCGGAAAAACTAGTCGCCGCAACTTCTGCGAAGCAGTCGGGAGTGGCCGGCGAATTGTTTTTTGAGACGTCCGTTCGGCCGATCTTCAAAGCCCATTGCTTTCAATGTCATGGCGAAGAAGACGACGTTCAAGGTGGGCTCGACATCCGCCTAGTGCGCCTGCTGAAAAAAGGAGGCGAGTCGGGCATCGCTCTGATCGCCGGTGATCACAAAAAAAGTCTGCTCTACGAACGACTCGCCGCCGGCGAAATGCCTCCCGGCGAAAAGAAACTTTCCGCACAGGAACTCGCAACCGTCGCCCGCTGGATCGACGCCGGTGCCCGAACCGCCAAACCGGAGCCGCAGCAAGTCTCCGAGATCACGGATGAAGATCGCAACTTCTGGTCCTTCCGTCCGATTCACCGTCCCGCCGTGCCTGCGATCGCATCTACCGCAAAATCAAAAGTCCGTACTCCGATCGATGCGTTTCTGCTGACCGAACTGGCGCGCAACGGCCTCTCGTTCTCTGCCGAAGCCGATCGCCGCACGCTCATTCGTCGCTTGTATTTCGACTTAATCGGCCTGCCGCCGACGCCCGCAGAGGTTGCCGCGTTCGTCGCCGACGAAAGCCCGACCGCTTACGAAGCGCTCGTCGATCGGTTGCTCGCCTCGCCGCACTACGGCGAGCGCTGGGGCCGGCATTGGCTCGACGTCGCCGGCTACGCCGATAGCGACGGTTACACCCCGCTCGATCCGGTGCGCAAGTATGCCTACAAGTATCGCGACTACGTGATTCGAGCCTTCAACGCCGACAAGCCTTGGAACGAGTTCATCGTCGAGCAGCTTGCCGGCGATGAGTTGATTGCGCCGCCGTACGCCGAGCGCACTCCGGCCGAGTTGGAAAAGCTCGTCGCAACGGGCTTTTTACGGATGGGGCCCGACGGTACGGCCGACACGTCCGTCGATCAAGCCCTGGCCCGCAACGATGTCGTCGCCGAGACGATCAAGATCGCTTCGACTTCGCTGTTGGGCCTCTCGGTCGGTTGCGCCCAGTGCCACAATCATCGTTACGATCCGATCTCGCAGGCCGATTACTATCGCCTTCGCGCGATCTTCGAGCCGGCATACGACGTCAAGAATTGGCGCGCTCCGCAGAGCCGCCTCGTTCCCTTGATGACTGCCGCAGAACGCGACCTCGCCGCGAAGATCGACGCCGAGATCGCGGCGATCAACAGCGAGCGCGCCGCGGAACTCAAGAAGATCGTGGCGGAGTATTTCGAAATCGAAGTCGCGAAAGTGCCGGAAGGGGTGCGTAGCGCGCTTCGTGCGGCACACGCGGTGCCGGCCGGAAAGCGAACGCCCGAGCAAAAGAAACTATTCGCCGAGTACCCAGCAGCCGATGTGCATCCCGGCTCCGTCCTCCTCTTCGATGTGAAGCGGTTGCGCGCGTTCGATAAGATCTACGATGATCGGATCGTCGTGAAGAAAGGCGAACGCCCGACGGAAGAATTCGTCCACGCCCTCACCGAGCAGCCCGGCAATATCCCCGCGACGTTCCTTTTTTTTCGCGGCGATCACAACGCGCCGCGGCAATCGCTGAAGCCGCGCGAGCTCTCGGTACTGAGCGAGGAAAACTCCGGCGCGATCCCTGAAAAGAATCCTGCAATTGCGTCGACCGGTCGGCGATTAGCCTATGCTCGGCATCTCGTCGACGGCCGGCATCCGCTCACGGCGCGCGTGTTGGTGAATCGCTTTTGGATGCACCATTTCGGGCGAGGCATCGTTGCCTCGCCGGCCGATTTCGGTTTTGCCGGCGAACGCCCGACCCACCCCGATTTGCTCGATTGGCTCGCGTCGGAATTCATGGCCGGCGGTTGGCGGTTGAAGTCGCTGCACCGGACGATGCTCCTTTCGGCTGCGTATCGGCAGTCCTCGGCCCACTCGCCGGCCCTCGATGCGGTCGATCCCGATAATCGCCTGCTCGGCCGGATGAACGTTCGCCGGCTCGAGGCCGAGATCCTGCGCGATTGCGTCCTCAGCGTGTCGGGAAGCTTGAATCGTAAAGCATTCGGCCCGGCTGTTCCTGTGACACCGGATGAAATCGGCCAAGTGATTCTCGGCATCGACAATCGAGACGGTGCGGGGCGCTTCAAGGGAAAGCAAAATTCGATCGGCGACGAAGCCTATCGCCGTAGCATCTACATTCAAGTTCGTCGCACGCTTCCGCTCGGGATGTTGGAGACGTTCGACGCTCCGACGATGACCCCCAATTGCGAGGTCCGCGCCGTGTCGACGGTTGCTCCGCAATCGCTGCTTTTCATGAACAACGAATTCATCGTCACGCAGTCCGAAGTCTTCGCCCGACGTTTGCAGACGGCCGCTCCCGACGACCTCGCGGCGCAAGTGAAGTTCGGCTGGCTCGCAGCATTCGGCGTGGCGCCGACCAATGCTCAATTGCAGGAAGCGGTCGCCTTCGTGAAAGCGCAGCTCTCGCAGTTCTCGATCGCCGCTGCCGCGGCACCCAAGGCGGGAGCGAAGCCGGCTCCCGTCGTCGAGCCGGTTCGAGTGCCGAGCCCAAGCGAACGGGCTCTCGCCTCGTATTGCCAAGCGTTGCTCAGCGCCAATGGTTTCTTGTACGTGGATTAA
- a CDS encoding aldo/keto reductase: MPLPHRRLGNTDLFVSPIAMGCWPIAGMTSLNVTEENSLATLAAALDAGINFLDTAYCYGAHGESETLIRRALGTRREEVVIATKGGIYWDADGKQAKDGSPRALRRNCEKSLSRLGTDRVELLYLHSPDPGTPIEESAGELRRLMEEGKTRAVGVSNVSLAQLQAFTSVCPVAAVQPHYNMLQREIEAEVRPWCLEHDVALCVYWPLMKGLLAGKLGREHVFAPGDGRPKYPMFRGDEFAKTHDFLDELRPIAARHGRTLSELVLAWTIAQPGITVALVGAKRPDQILENAGALDFELSKSDLAEIDAAIARRGPAASRSAV; the protein is encoded by the coding sequence ATGCCGCTCCCGCATCGTCGCCTTGGAAATACCGATCTCTTCGTCTCGCCGATCGCGATGGGCTGCTGGCCAATCGCGGGAATGACGAGCCTGAATGTTACTGAAGAAAACAGCTTGGCAACTCTGGCCGCGGCGCTCGATGCAGGAATCAATTTTCTCGATACCGCCTATTGCTACGGGGCGCACGGCGAAAGCGAGACGCTGATTCGTCGCGCGCTGGGAACGCGCCGCGAGGAAGTCGTGATCGCTACGAAAGGGGGCATCTATTGGGATGCCGACGGCAAGCAAGCGAAAGACGGCAGCCCTCGAGCGCTACGCCGAAATTGCGAAAAAAGCCTAAGCCGGCTCGGGACCGATCGCGTTGAGCTGCTCTATCTGCACTCCCCCGACCCCGGCACGCCGATCGAGGAATCGGCCGGCGAGTTGCGGCGCTTAATGGAAGAGGGAAAGACACGCGCGGTGGGGGTCTCGAATGTTTCCCTCGCGCAGTTGCAAGCGTTTACGTCGGTCTGTCCGGTCGCGGCGGTGCAGCCGCACTACAACATGCTGCAGCGCGAGATCGAAGCCGAGGTGCGGCCGTGGTGCCTGGAGCACGACGTCGCCCTCTGCGTCTACTGGCCGCTCATGAAAGGCTTGCTCGCCGGCAAGCTCGGGCGCGAGCATGTGTTTGCTCCCGGCGACGGCCGGCCGAAGTACCCGATGTTTCGCGGCGACGAGTTCGCCAAGACACACGACTTTCTCGATGAGCTCCGACCGATCGCCGCCAGGCACGGCCGGACGTTATCGGAACTCGTCCTCGCGTGGACGATCGCCCAGCCGGGCATCACGGTCGCGCTCGTCGGAGCGAAGCGCCCGGATCAGATTCTCGAAAACGCCGGCGCACTCGACTTCGAATTGTCGAAAAGCGATCTGGCGGAAATCGACGCGGCGATCGCAAGACGCGGCCCGGCAGCTTCACGATCTGCAGTGTGA
- a CDS encoding glucosidase: MPNNFTKEHNRLAEHDSRAVDWKQWGPYVAERAWGTVREDYSEDGRAWESFPHDHARSRAYRWNEDGLAGVCNRYQNICMALGLWNGKDPILKERLFGLTGPEGNHGEDVKEYYFYLDNVPTHSYMKYLYKYPQVEYPYAKLVDANRKQGRDKPEVELLDLLGDTFKTNRYFDVTVEYAKADEEDVLCRITVENRGPEAAPLHILPQLWYRNTWSWGYDSTRPTIRAIGERVAETEHRHLGKRWWYVDAPTMPAGPPASGQDGSAPMRLMFTENDTNRQRLYGKKNAMPYVKDAFHEAVCRGKLEALNPARKGTKAAAHFQVVLPPGGKYVVQTRLSPRQVDAPFADFDAVFDARRNEADAFYDAVGCPGLDADQKRVERQAYAGLLWTKQFYHYSVELWLDGDPVGPRSPESAEHMRNHQWRHMYNLDIISMPDKWEYPWYAAWDLAYHCLPLAQIDPKFAKRQLMLMLREWYMHPNGQMPAYEWNFSDVNPPVHAWACWRVYKISRNITGEADTRWLEEVFQKLLLNFTWWVNRKDRDGANVFEGGFLGLDNIGVFDRSSLLAGRYIEQADGTAWMGMYCLNMLAIALELARTRPAYESIATKFFEHFIYIANAINAPIEEQGLWDAEDGFFYDKLHLPEGTAVPLKLRSFVGLIPLFAVETIEPDLLEMLPNFRRRMEWFIKYRPKLTAAVASLTEPGENGRLLLTIVDRYKLERILPRMFDPSQFLSEFGLRSLSHQMATEPFVFKNGTEQIRVDYEPGESRSDMFGGNSNWRGPIWFPVNYLMIESLEKYHHYFGDTLKVESPRYSGVWMNLQDAAKELSRRMCSLFLRDEKAGGRRAVFGDVELFQKSPEWRDHIPFYEYFHGETGRGMGASHQTGWTALVARMLSAIVPEK; the protein is encoded by the coding sequence ATGCCGAACAACTTCACCAAAGAACACAATCGCCTTGCCGAGCACGATTCGCGGGCCGTCGATTGGAAGCAGTGGGGGCCGTACGTCGCGGAGCGCGCTTGGGGGACCGTTCGTGAAGATTACAGCGAAGACGGCCGCGCCTGGGAATCGTTTCCGCACGACCATGCGCGCAGCCGCGCCTATCGTTGGAACGAAGATGGACTCGCCGGCGTTTGCAATCGTTACCAAAACATCTGCATGGCGCTCGGCTTGTGGAACGGCAAAGATCCGATCCTCAAAGAGCGCCTCTTCGGCCTGACTGGGCCCGAGGGGAACCACGGCGAGGATGTGAAGGAGTACTACTTCTACCTCGATAACGTGCCGACCCACTCGTACATGAAATATCTGTACAAGTATCCGCAGGTCGAGTATCCGTATGCGAAGCTCGTCGACGCGAATCGGAAGCAAGGGCGCGACAAGCCCGAAGTCGAACTGCTCGACTTGCTCGGCGACACCTTCAAGACGAACCGCTACTTCGACGTCACGGTCGAGTATGCGAAGGCCGATGAAGAAGACGTGCTCTGTCGGATCACGGTCGAGAATCGCGGGCCCGAGGCCGCGCCGCTTCATATCTTGCCGCAACTCTGGTATCGCAATACTTGGTCGTGGGGATACGACAGCACCCGCCCGACGATCCGCGCGATCGGCGAACGGGTCGCCGAGACCGAGCATCGGCATCTCGGCAAGCGCTGGTGGTACGTCGATGCGCCGACCATGCCTGCCGGTCCGCCCGCGTCGGGGCAAGACGGCAGCGCTCCGATGCGGCTCATGTTCACCGAAAACGACACGAATCGGCAGCGGCTCTACGGCAAAAAGAACGCGATGCCGTATGTGAAGGATGCGTTTCACGAAGCCGTTTGTCGCGGCAAGCTCGAAGCGTTGAACCCGGCTCGCAAGGGAACGAAAGCGGCGGCGCATTTTCAAGTCGTGTTGCCGCCAGGCGGGAAGTATGTGGTGCAAACGCGGTTATCGCCGCGGCAAGTCGACGCTCCGTTCGCCGATTTCGATGCCGTCTTCGATGCCCGCCGCAACGAAGCCGATGCGTTTTACGATGCCGTCGGTTGCCCCGGGCTCGATGCCGATCAAAAGCGCGTCGAGCGGCAGGCGTATGCCGGGCTGTTGTGGACGAAGCAGTTCTACCACTACAGCGTCGAACTCTGGCTCGACGGCGATCCCGTCGGTCCGCGCTCGCCCGAGTCGGCCGAGCACATGCGCAACCACCAGTGGCGGCACATGTACAACCTCGACATCATTTCGATGCCGGACAAATGGGAGTATCCGTGGTACGCCGCTTGGGACTTGGCGTACCACTGCTTGCCGCTGGCGCAGATCGATCCCAAGTTCGCGAAACGGCAACTCATGCTGATGCTGCGCGAATGGTATATGCATCCCAACGGCCAGATGCCGGCCTACGAGTGGAACTTCTCCGACGTCAATCCGCCGGTCCATGCCTGGGCCTGTTGGCGCGTCTATAAAATCTCGCGCAACATCACGGGCGAAGCCGATACGCGCTGGCTCGAAGAGGTGTTTCAAAAGCTGCTGTTGAACTTCACCTGGTGGGTCAATCGCAAAGATCGCGACGGGGCCAACGTGTTCGAAGGGGGTTTCCTCGGGCTCGATAATATCGGGGTGTTCGATCGGAGCTCGTTGCTTGCCGGGCGCTACATCGAGCAAGCCGACGGCACCGCTTGGATGGGAATGTACTGTCTGAACATGCTCGCCATTGCGCTCGAGCTCGCGCGCACCCGGCCGGCTTACGAGAGCATCGCCACGAAGTTCTTCGAGCACTTCATCTACATCGCCAACGCGATCAACGCCCCGATCGAAGAGCAGGGCTTGTGGGACGCGGAAGACGGCTTCTTTTACGACAAGCTGCACCTTCCCGAAGGCACGGCCGTGCCGCTGAAATTGCGGTCGTTCGTCGGGCTCATTCCGCTATTCGCCGTCGAAACGATCGAGCCGGATCTCTTGGAGATGCTGCCGAACTTTCGTCGCCGCATGGAGTGGTTCATCAAGTACCGCCCGAAGCTCACCGCCGCGGTCGCTTCGCTTACCGAACCGGGCGAGAACGGCCGGCTTCTGCTCACGATCGTCGATCGCTACAAGCTCGAACGGATCTTGCCGCGCATGTTCGATCCTTCGCAATTCCTCTCCGAGTTCGGGCTCCGTTCCTTGTCGCATCAGATGGCGACGGAACCGTTCGTGTTTAAGAACGGCACCGAACAAATCCGAGTCGATTACGAGCCCGGCGAGTCGCGCAGCGATATGTTCGGGGGCAATTCCAACTGGCGCGGGCCGATTTGGTTCCCGGTCAACTACTTGATGATCGAGTCGCTTGAGAAGTACCATCACTACTTCGGCGACACGCTGAAAGTGGAATCGCCGCGCTACTCGGGCGTCTGGATGAACTTGCAGGATGCAGCGAAGGAGCTCTCCCGGCGGATGTGTTCGCTATTTCTGCGCGACGAAAAGGCCGGCGGCCGACGAGCCGTGTTCGGCGACGTAGAACTGTTTCAGAAGAGTCCCGAGTGGCGCGATCACATTCCGTTTTACGAATACTTTCACGGCGAGACGGGACGCGGTATGGGAGCCAGCCATCAGACGGGTTGGACGGCGCTCGTGGCCCGCATGCTTAGCGCGATCGTGCCGGAAAAGTAA